In Malus sylvestris chromosome 15, drMalSylv7.2, whole genome shotgun sequence, a single genomic region encodes these proteins:
- the LOC126601561 gene encoding NADP-dependent malic enzyme, whose amino-acid sequence MASKVTDSTVEIDPKSTVGGGVEDVYGEDTATEDQLVTPWTYSVASGYSLLRDPQYNKGLAFTEKERDAHYLRGLLPPATASQQLQERKLMNTIRQYQVPLQKYMALTELQERNERLFYKLLIDNVEELLPIVYTPTVGEACQKFGSIFRRPQGLYISLKEKGKVLEVLKNWPERTVQVIVVTDGERILGLGDLGCQGMGIPVGKLALYTALGGVRPSACLPVTIDVGTNNEQLLEDEFYIGLRQKRTRGKEYEDLLQEFMSAVKQNYGEKVIVQFEDFANHNAFELLSRYRTSHLVFNDDIQGTASVVLAGVVAALKLIGGSMSEHRFLFLGAGEAGTGIAELIALEISKKTKVPVEETRKKIWLVDSKGLIVSSRKDSLQHFKQPWAHEHEPVKDLLDAVKAIKPTVLIGSSGVGRTFTKEVIEAVSSFNEKPLILALSNPTSQSECTAEEAYTYSEGRAIFASGSPFDPVEYNGKVFIPGQSNNAYIFPGFGLGLVISGAIRVHDDMLLAASEALAGLVSEENFAQGLIYPPLSNIRKISAQIAANVAAKAYDLGVATRLPRPENLLKYAESCMYSPIYRNYR is encoded by the exons ATGGCGAGCAAGGTCACGGATTCTACGGTTGAGATCGACCCCAAGTCCACCGTCGGCGGCGGCGTTGAGGATGTCTATGGTGAGGACACTGCCACCGAAGACCAACTTGTCACCCCCTGGACTTACTCCGTTGCCAG TGGATATTCTTTGCTGAGAGATCCTCAATACAATAAAGGGCTTGCATTtacagagaaagagagggacgCTCATTACTTGCGTGGCCTTCTGCCTCCAGCAACTGCTTCTCAACAACTCcag GAGAGGAAGTTGATGAACACTATCCGACAATATCAAGTCCCGCTGCAAAAATACATGGCGTTAACGGAGCTCCAG GAGAGGAATGAGAGGCTGTTCTACAAACTGCTCATTGATAATGTCGAGGAATTACTTCCGATTGTCTACACTCCGACTGTTGGTGAGGCTTGCCAGAAATTCGGAAGCATCTTCAGGCGCCCTCAGGGTCTATACATTAGTCTGAAAGAGAA GGGTAAAGTTCTAGAGGTATTGAAGAACTGGCCTGAAAGGACTGTTCAGGTTATTGTCGTGACTGATGGTGAACGTATATTGGGACTTGGTGACCTCGGTTGTCAG GGGATGGGAATTCCCGTAGGGAAGTTGGCTTTGTACACGGCACTTGGAGGAGTTCGCCCCTCAGCA TGTTTGCCTGTGACGATTGATGTTGGGACAAACAATGAGCAGTTGCTGGAGGATGAGTTTTACATCGGACTCAGACAAAAGAGGACAAGGGGAAAG GAGTATGAGGATCTTTTACAAGAGTTCATGAGTGCCGTCAAGCAGAACTATGGCGAAAAAGTTATTGTACAG TTTGAAGATTTTGCAAACCACAATGCTTTCGAGCTGCTGTCCAGATATAGAACATCTCATCTCGTCTTCAATGATGACATACAG GGGACGGCATCTGTAGTTCTTGCAGGAGTTGTGGCAGCACTTAAATTGATAGGTGGTTCCATGTCTGAGCACAGGTTTTTGTTCCTTGGTGCCGGCGAA GCTGGTACCGGTATAGCAGAGCTAATAGCTCTTGAGATCTCAAAAAAG ACAAAAGTTCCTGTGGAAGAGACCCGTAAGAAGATCTGGCTTGTTGATTCAAAG GGATTGATTGTTAGCTCTCGTAAAGATTCTCTTCAACATTTTAAGCAGCCTTGGGCTCATGAACATGAGCCTGTTAAGGATCTTCTGGATGCTGTCAAG GCAATTAAACCAACTGTTCTTATCGGATCATCTGGTGTTGGAAGAACATTTACAAAGGAAGTGATCGAAGCAGTTTCGTCCTTCAATGAG AAACCTCTTATTTTGGCTCTTTCCAACCCAACATCACAATCTGAATGTACCGCTGAAGAAGCTTATACTTACAGTGAG GGTCGCGCAATTTTTGCCAGCGGAAGTCCATTTGATCCTGTTGAGTACAATGGCAAAGTTTTCATTCCTGGCCAG TCCAACAATGCATACATTTTTCCTGGATTCGGTCTGGGTTTGGTTATCTCTGGAGCAATCCGTGTTCACGATGACATGCTTCTGGCAGCCT CGGAAGCTTTGGCGGGGCTAGTTTCTGAGGAGAATTTTGCACAGGGGCTGATTTATCCACCATTGTCAAACATCAGAAAGATTTCTGCCCAAATAGCTGCTAATGTAGCTGCAAAAGCATATGACCTTG GGGTGGCTACGCGTCTCCCTCGTCCTGAGAATCTTCTGAAGTATGCCGAGAGTTGCATGTACAGTCCCATCTACCGAAACTACCGCTGA